In the Mesorhizobium sp. M1D.F.Ca.ET.043.01.1.1 genome, TGTTCCGGCACGATTCAACCGCTCCCAGCATGACTGTCCGCCGGAAGACTAGACCGCGAAGCTTGTGCGAGGATGATAGGGGCGAGCCGCCAGGGATTGCGCGAGACCCGAACTCGTGGCAGCGATCTGCCACACAAGCGAAAAGGCCGCGTCGAGGACGCGGCCTTGCGATGGAAGGGCTGCCTCAGGCGGACCGTCAGCTCTTGAATAGGGCCAGGATCGACTGCGAGTTGCCGTTGGCGATCGACAGCGCCTGGATGCCGAGCTGCTGCTGCACCTGGAGGGCCTGCAGGCGGGTCGATTCCTTGTTCATGTCGGCGTCGACAAGGGCGCCGACGCCCTTGTCGATCGAGTCCGACAGGTTCGACAGGAAGCTCTTCTGGGTGTCGATGCGCGACTTGGCGGCGCCGAGATAGGCCGCGCCGGTAGCGAGCTTGGCAAGCGCGGTTTCAACGGCGTCGAGCGCGGTGTCGATGTTGGCGTCGGAAACAGCAGCGGCGCTCGGGTCGAAGAAGGTCGTGGCGAGCAGGCTGCCGACGATGCCGCCGGTGCCGGCCACGTCCAGGACCTGCGCGTCGGTGGCCTTCACGTCGATGGTGTCGATCGAGACGGTCGTGCCGGTGCGGTTGTAGGAGGCGACGACATGCAGATCGGACGCGGCCGTACCATCATTCTGCAGCAGGTTCGAACCGGCATAGCTGGCATTGGTGACCGACGACTTGATCTGGTCCTGGATGGCCTTGATTTCGGTGGCGATCTTCTGCTGGTTGTCCTGGCTGGCGCCGCGGGCGGTGACCAGCTTGGCCTTGATCGCATCGACCTGATCCTTGATCTGGGTGATGGCGGTGTAGGCGGTGTCGACCTTGCCGGCGCCGAGGCCGAGCGCGTCCTGGACGGCCGAAAGCGCCTGGTTGTCGGACCGCATCGATGTGGCGATCGACCAGTAGGCGGCGTTGTCGGAAGCGGTGGCGACACGATAGCCGGTCGAGATGCGGCCCTGCGTGGTTTCAAGCGCCTTGTTGGTGGCGTTGAGGCTCTGCAGCGCGGTCAGCGCGGCGGCGTTGGTCATGATACTTGCCAAGATACACCCCTTCTCAAAGCAGGCATGCCTCGTGCATGCCGGTCAACTCTCTGGCGGGGGGCGTCATGCCTGTCGACCAGCGGTCGGCCCGTCATAGCGATTGGTTAACCATAACTAGCGCGTCACAGTTAATGGCGCGTTAAGAGCCTGCCTTGAAACCGCAATGCGGTAGTATTTCTTAACGGAAGAGGCGCGCCTCGGAGGGCAGCGGCGTCACAATGAAAATCGGGCCGCGCTGATGGCGCGGCCCGATCCGTATGCCTGAAATTTGCTGGGCGATCAGCCGCGGAAGAGCGACAAGATCGACTGCGAGTTGCCGTTGGCGATCGACAGCGCCTGGATGCCGAGCTGCTGCTGGACCTGAAGCGCCTGCAGGCGGGTCGATTCCTTGTTCATGTCGGCGTCGACCAGCGAGCCGACGCCCTTGTCGATCGAGTCCGACAGGTTGGACAGGAAGCTCTTCTGGGTGTCGATGCGCGACTTGGCGGCGCCGAGCGAGGCAGCGCCGGTGGAGAGCTTGGCAAGCGCGGTTTCAACGCTGCCGAGCGCGGTGTCGATGGCGGTGTCGGCGACGGCAGCGCTGCTCGGATCGAAGAAGGTCGCGGCGAGCAGACCGCCGACGATGCCGCCGGTGCCGGCCGTGTCAAGAACCTGCGTGTCGGAGGACTTTACCGTGATCGTATCGATGGTGACGGTCGCGCCGGTGCGGTTGTACGAAGCGACGATATTCAGGTCGGACGCGGACGTGCCGCCGTTCTGCAGAAGGTTCGAGCCGGCGAAGTTGGCGTTGGTGACCGACGACTTGATCTGCGCCTGGATGGCGTTGATTTCGGTCGCGATCTTCTGCTGGTCTTCCTGGCTGGCGCCGCGGGCAGTGACCAGCTTGGACTTGATCAGATCGACCTGGTCCTTGATGTCGTTGATGGCGGTGTAGGCGGTGTCGACCTTGCCGGCGCCGAGGCCGAGCGAGTCCTGAACGGCCGAGAGCGCCTTGTTGTCGGACTTCATCGAGGTGGCGATCGACCAGTAAGCGGCGTTGTCAGAAGCGGTGGCGACGCGGTAACCGGTGGAAATGCGGGACTGGGTGATCTCGAGCTGCTTGTTGGTGTTGTTCAAGCTCTGCAGCGCAGTCAGCGCCGCGGAATTGGTCATGATACTGGCCATGGTACTCGTACCTTGTTTTTACACGGATTTTTTTGACATACCGGCCTGTCCGGTATGACGGTGCGGCATCATGCCAATGATCGCTGAGACCCGATCACCCGCCATCTGGAGCGGGACTATGCGGGCAACTTCCTACCAAACGGCTAAACTGGACGGTTAACCGAAAATATATTGCTCGGAATTGGAGCGATGCATTGCCGCGTCGCCGGCCAGGTGGTCAGGTGCCAGGCTCTCAGGTAAAGGACCGCACCAGGCTGCCGACCAGAAGGTTCCAGCCGTCGATCAGCACGAAGAACAGGATCTTGAACGGCAGCGAGACCACCGTCGGCGGCAGCATCATCATGCCCATCGCCATGGTGACGGTGGCGACGATGAGGTCGATCACCAGGAACGGCAGCACGATCAGAAAACCGATCTCGAAGCCGCGCCGGATCTCCGAGATCATGAAGGCGGGCACGAGGATGCGCAGGTCCACGGTGTCGCGCGAGACCGTCTGGCCGCGCTCGCGGGCGAGATCGGCAAAGAGGTCGAAATCCTTGTCGCGCACATTGTGCAGCATGAAGGCGCGGAACGGATCCGAGATCTTGTCGAAGGCTTCGGCCTGGGTGATCTGGTTGTCCATCAGCGGCTTGACGCCGGTGTTCCAGGCCTGGTCGAAGGTCGGCGCCATGACATAGAAGGTCATGAACAGCGACAGCGAGATCAGGATCAGGTTGGCGGGCGTCGACTGCAGGCCGATGCCGGCGCGCAGGATCGAGAAGGCGATGACGAAGCGGGTGAAGCTCGTCACCATGATCAAGAGGCCCGGCGCCACCGACAGCACGGTGAGCAGGCCGAACATCTGGATGAGGTAGCCGACCGTCGTGCCGTCGGCCTTGCCGATGCCGCCGAGATCAAGCTGCTGGGCCGCGGCGACAGAGGTGGTGACGACGATGAGCGCCGTGGCGATGAGGAACTTTCTCATTCGAGCAGCATCGTCCTGATGAGAACCTGTTTGGCATGGCCGCCGCTGCGCAGCGCCGCTCGCTCGTCGAGATCGGCCTTGAGATGCTGGTAGCCGCTGGCGCCTTCGATCTGATGCATCTTGAGCGTGCGCACATATGCGAGCAGGTCCTGGTGGATCTGCTCGGTCATTTCCGGCGGCTGCGGCGCGTCGTAGAGCACCGATGCCTCCAGCCTTATCCAGACTTCGCTGGGCGAGGCGAGATTGGTGGTGATCGGCGCCAGCTGAACCACCGCAGGTCCGGCCACCGGTTTGCCGGCGTCCGCGGGCTTCTCCGGGCTGCCGGCGTTCTCCGGCGCGGCGGGAACCGGCGCCGGCGCCTCTCCCTGCTTGAGATAGCCGCCGGAAACCCAGCCCATTCCGACGGCCGCGCCCGTCATGACAAGGAGCGCGGCGAGCTGGATCACCAGGGAAGGTCCCTTCTTGGGCTGTGCCTGCTCGACATTTGCCACGACAGCGGTCTCCCCGGCCTAGAAAGGAAGAACCTGGTCGAGGATCTGCTGGCCGTAGGCCGGCTGCTGGACCTCGCTCACGCGTCCGCGCCCGCCATAGGAGATGCGAGCCTCGGCGATACGCTCGTAGGGGATCGTATTTTCGGCGCCGATATCGGAGGGACGCACCATGCCGGCGATGGTGAGGACCCGAAGCTCGTAGTTGACGCGCACTTCCTGCGAGCCCCTGATCATCAGGTTGCCGTTCGGCAGCACTTCGGTGACGACGGCGGCGACATTCAGCTCGAGATTCTCCGAACGCTTGATCTCGCCGTCGGCGTTGGTCTCGGTGCTGGAGCTCAAGCCGGCATCGCCCTTGCCGCTGGTGCTTTTGCCGTCCCAGCCGAGCGTGACGTCGTAGCCGAGCTTGCGCGCGGCGGTGCGGCTGCGGTCGTTCTGGTTCTTGAAATTGGCCTTGTCGTTGAGCTTGATGTTGACGGTCAGGATGTCGCCTTCCTGCAGCGCTCGCGGATCGGTGAAAAGCCTGCTCTGGCGGTCGTCCCACAGCGAGAACTTCTTCACCGGCGCGGCCGGCGGCTCCGGATAGCTGTAGGGGGTCCCTCCGCCATTGCCGATGCCGGAGCCGACCGGCGAGAGGGCAGGCTCCCGGCCGACCTCCTTGAGATCGGTGCCGCAGCCGGACAGTGCAGTAGCCGCGACAAGGACGAGCAATTTCAACTTCATGACGGATCAACCCTTCGCGCCGCGCTGGCCATGATGCCGGTGAGCGTCGCCGCCGCCTTCTGGTCCATTTCGTTGAGGATGACGCCGGCCTTGCGGGCATCGAGCTTCATCAGGATGGCCGCCGCGAGCTCGGCATTGACCATCGCCAGGCGTTCGGCCGCGGCGTCGGGCTTCATGCCGGCATAGATCTTGACCACGCTGTCCTCGGCGCGCGCCAGGAACACCTCGCGACGCTTCAGCCATTGCTCATACTCGGCCCGCTTGTCCTCCAGCGCCTTCATGCGCTGGTCGATGCCGGCCTGGAGCTGCTTCAGCTCCTCGGCCTGCAAGGCGTAGCGGCGGTCGCGCGCGGCGTCCGCGATGTTGGAGCAGAAGCGCTGGATCTCGCTTTCGTCCGGCGCCTTTTCGCGCGAGAGCTGAGCCGGCTGGGCCGGCGCCTGTCCGCCAGGCAGCACCTGGCGCACTTCTTCCGCGCGGCCGGCCGTGCCGACCGCCAGCGCGATGATCGCGGCTGCGGCGAGAGGGCCGAGCCGACGATGCAGTCTTGAGGCGAAAAGCTCGATCATCGGCGTGCCTATTGGAGAACCAGGTCGGCCTGCAGGGCGCCGGCCGACTTGATGCCCTGCAGGATGGCGATGATGCCGTCGGGCTTCACGCCCAGACGATTGAGACCGGAGACAAGCGTTTCGAGATCGGGACCGTCGAGCACGGCAACGCGCGCGTCGGGACGCGAGGCCTCGATGGCGGTGAAGGGTTCGATCGCCGTCCTGCCCTTGGAGAAGGGCTCCGGCTGAACCACTTTCGGCGCTTCGGTGATGCGCACGGTGAGCGTGCCGTGGCTAATCGCGACGCGCGAGATCCTGACGTTGTTGCCGATGACGATGGTGCCGGTGCGTTCGTCGATGACGACGCGGGCAGGCGAATCCGACTCGACGACCAGATTTTCGATCTCCGCATAGAAGCGTGCGGCCGATACGTTCTTCGGCCGCCTGATCTGCACGGTGCGGGCATCGCGCTCGGCCGCGACGCGCACGCCGAAGCGCTGCGAAGTGTAATCGTTGACGGCGTCGGCGATGCGGATGGCGGTCGAGAAATCGGGATTGCGCAATTGCAGCGTCAGCACGCCGCCCTGGTCGTCGAACTCGGCGGGCACCGAGCGCTCGACGATGGCGCCATTCGGCACGCGGCCGGCGGTGGGCACGCCTTGCGTCAGCTCCTCGGCCTGGCCCTTGGCGGTGAAGCCGCCGACGATCACCGAGCCTTGCCCGACCGCGTAGATCTCGCCGTCCGCGGCCTTGAGCGGCGTCATCACCAGCGTGCCGCCGGCAAGCGAGGTGGCGTCGCCCATCGAGGAGACGTCGATGTCGATGCGGGCGCCCGACTGGACGAAGGGCGGCATGTTTGCGGTGACGATGACCGCGGCGACGTTCTTGGCGCGCGCGCTGCCGCCCTCGGTGGCGATGCCGAGGTTCTCCAGCATGGCGCGGATCGACTGTTCGGTGAACGGCGAGTTGCGCAGGCTGTCGCCGGTTCCGGCCAGACCGATCACCAGGCCGTAGCCGACGAGCTGGTTGTCGCGCGCGCTCTGCAGCTGGGCGATGTCCTTGATGCGCGCGGCGACCTGGCCGGGCGGCAGCGTGCTCGGTCCCGTCGAGACGCGGAACATGCGCGTCGTGGTCGCCGGATCGTATTCGGGATCGTCGTAGACGCTGCCATTCTTCTGCGCGAGCTCGCGCTTGGCCTTGGGCGTGAGCCCATCGGCCAACGCCGGCTGAAGACTGAGGGCGGCGCTCAGCAGAAGGGCGAAAGCGCGCATCACGATGCGCCGACCTTGATGGTGCCGTCGGCCATGACAATGCCGGAGATGATCTTGCCGCTGTCGATGTTGCGGACCTTGATGAGGTCGCCGGCAGCGCCCGGCTGCAGGGTGACGCCGGCTGCCGAGATGGTCAGCACGCCGGCGGTGAAATAGACCTGCACGGTAGCGCCCTGTTCGACCAGCCATGCATCGCGGATGGCGGCCGCCGGAATGTAGCGGCCGGGCAGCAGCGTGCGCTTGGCGACCTTGCCCTGCAGTTCTTCGGAACGCGTCGCCATGCCGTCCGGCTTGTGCTTGCCTGGAACCAGCGTCACCTGCTTCAGCGCGGCGAGCACGATCGCCTCGCCGGGATAGATGACCCGGTTGGGGATCAGCACCGCCTCGGCGACCGCCTGGCTGGCGGCGATCTGGCTGGCCGACTGCGTCTGGTTGGCCGATTCCTGCGCAAGCGCCGGCATGCCGCCAGCCGCCAGCGCAAGGGCCAGCACGACGCGGCGGAAAGCAGGGCAGGAGGCCGGCATAGCCATCGTCGGTTACCTGATGTTCTTGGAGACCACCGAGGCCATGTCGTCGGCGGCCTGGATGACCTTGGAATTCATTTCATAGGCGCGCTGCGCCGAGATCAGCTCGGTGATTTCCTTGACCGGATCGACGTTGGAGGACTCCAGATAGCCTTGCTCAATGGTGGCGAAGCCGGGATCGCCGGGAACGCCGACATTGGCCGGACCGGAGGCGGCCGTCTCCTGGAACAGATTGTCGCCGAGCGGCGCCAAGCCCGCCTCGTTGGCGAAGTTCGCGATCTGCAGCTGGCCGAGAAGCTGGAGGTCGGTCTGGCCGTCGATACGGGCAAAGACCTGGCCGGTCTTGTTGACGATAACCTCGACCGCGTCTGTCGGCACGGTGATCGCCGGAACGACGTTGGCGCCGTCGACGGTGACCAGCTGTCCGGTGGCATTGGTGTTGAAGGCGCCGGCGCGGGAATAGAGCGTGCTGCCGTCGGCGCCCTCGATCTGGAACCAGCCGCGTCCGGTCAGCGCCAGGTCGAAGCTGTTGCCGGTGCTCGTCAGCTCGCCCTGGGTGTGGACGTTGCGTACGGCCGTCGTCTTGACGCCGAGACCGATCGAGACGCCCTCGGGCACCAGCGAGGTGTTCGAGCGGTTGGGCACCCCTTGAGTGCGGTCGACCTGATAGAGCAGGTCCGAGAATTCGGCCCGCGCCCGCTTGTAGCCGGTGGTGTTGATGTTGGCGATGTTGTTGGCGATGACTTCCAGATTGGTCTGCTGGGCATTCATGCCGGTCGCGGCGATGGCAAGGGCTTTCATGACGCGGTCCTAGATATTCATGCGACTGATTTCGAGGTAGGCCGAGACAACCTTGTCGCGGATGGCGATGGTCGTCTGCAGCGCCTGCTGGGCGCTCATCACCGCATCGACCACCTGGCGCGTGTCGGCATCGCCCTTGAGCGCCTGGATCGACATCTGCTCGGCGTTCTGCAGCGTGTTGACGGTCTTCGTCGCAGCCTGGCTCAGGGCCTCCGCGAAGCTGCCGCCGACGCTTTCGCTTGCCTGTGTCCCGACACCGCCCTGAAGCAGGCCGGGCGAGCCGGCCTCCGCGCCGTCGATTGCCGGTTTGAACTGTAGTGCCCCGATACCGCCGATCATTTACTGGTTCCTCATCAGGTCGATGGTCATGGAAATCAGATCGCGAGCCTGCTTGATGACCTGCAGGTTGGCCTCGTAGGAGCGGTTCGCCTCGCTCATGTCCGCCATCTCGACTAGCACGTTGACGTTGGGCATCTTCACGTAGCCTTTGTCGTCGGCGGCCTCGTTGCCGGGCTGGAACTCGATCGGGA is a window encoding:
- a CDS encoding flagellar basal body-associated FliL family protein; the protein is MANVEQAQPKKGPSLVIQLAALLVMTGAAVGMGWVSGGYLKQGEAPAPVPAAPENAGSPEKPADAGKPVAGPAVVQLAPITTNLASPSEVWIRLEASVLYDAPQPPEMTEQIHQDLLAYVRTLKMHQIEGASGYQHLKADLDERAALRSGGHAKQVLIRTMLLE
- a CDS encoding flagellin, which encodes MASIMTNAAALTALQSLNATNKALETTQGRISTGYRVATASDNAAYWSIATSMRSDNQALSAVQDALGLGAGKVDTAYTAITQIKDQVDAIKAKLVTARGASQDNQQKIATEIKAIQDQIKSSVTNASYAGSNLLQNDGTAASDLHVVASYNRTGTTVSIDTIDVKATDAQVLDVAGTGGIVGSLLATTFFDPSAAAVSDANIDTALDAVETALAKLATGAAYLGAAKSRIDTQKSFLSNLSDSIDKGVGALVDADMNKESTRLQALQVQQQLGIQALSIANGNSQSILALFKS
- a CDS encoding flagellar hook-basal body complex protein FliE; the protein is MIGGIGALQFKPAIDGAEAGSPGLLQGGVGTQASESVGGSFAEALSQAATKTVNTLQNAEQMSIQALKGDADTRQVVDAVMSAQQALQTTIAIRDKVVSAYLEISRMNI
- a CDS encoding MotE family protein, producing the protein MIELFASRLHRRLGPLAAAAIIALAVGTAGRAEEVRQVLPGGQAPAQPAQLSREKAPDESEIQRFCSNIADAARDRRYALQAEELKQLQAGIDQRMKALEDKRAEYEQWLKRREVFLARAEDSVVKIYAGMKPDAAAERLAMVNAELAAAILMKLDARKAGVILNEMDQKAAATLTGIMASAARRVDPS
- the flgG gene encoding flagellar basal-body rod protein FlgG; this translates as MKALAIAATGMNAQQTNLEVIANNIANINTTGYKRARAEFSDLLYQVDRTQGVPNRSNTSLVPEGVSIGLGVKTTAVRNVHTQGELTSTGNSFDLALTGRGWFQIEGADGSTLYSRAGAFNTNATGQLVTVDGANVVPAITVPTDAVEVIVNKTGQVFARIDGQTDLQLLGQLQIANFANEAGLAPLGDNLFQETAASGPANVGVPGDPGFATIEQGYLESSNVDPVKEITELISAQRAYEMNSKVIQAADDMASVVSKNIR
- the flgH gene encoding flagellar basal body L-ring protein FlgH, with protein sequence MKLKLLVLVAATALSGCGTDLKEVGREPALSPVGSGIGNGGGTPYSYPEPPAAPVKKFSLWDDRQSRLFTDPRALQEGDILTVNIKLNDKANFKNQNDRSRTAARKLGYDVTLGWDGKSTSGKGDAGLSSSTETNADGEIKRSENLELNVAAVVTEVLPNGNLMIRGSQEVRVNYELRVLTIAGMVRPSDIGAENTIPYERIAEARISYGGRGRVSEVQQPAYGQQILDQVLPF
- the fliP gene encoding flagellar type III secretion system pore protein FliP (The bacterial flagellar biogenesis protein FliP forms a type III secretion system (T3SS)-type pore required for flagellar assembly.), whose product is MRKFLIATALIVVTTSVAAAQQLDLGGIGKADGTTVGYLIQMFGLLTVLSVAPGLLIMVTSFTRFVIAFSILRAGIGLQSTPANLILISLSLFMTFYVMAPTFDQAWNTGVKPLMDNQITQAEAFDKISDPFRAFMLHNVRDKDFDLFADLARERGQTVSRDTVDLRILVPAFMISEIRRGFEIGFLIVLPFLVIDLIVATVTMAMGMMMLPPTVVSLPFKILFFVLIDGWNLLVGSLVRSFT
- a CDS encoding flagellar basal body P-ring protein FlgI, which translates into the protein MFRVSTGPSTLPPGQVAARIKDIAQLQSARDNQLVGYGLVIGLAGTGDSLRNSPFTEQSIRAMLENLGIATEGGSARAKNVAAVIVTANMPPFVQSGARIDIDVSSMGDATSLAGGTLVMTPLKAADGEIYAVGQGSVIVGGFTAKGQAEELTQGVPTAGRVPNGAIVERSVPAEFDDQGGVLTLQLRNPDFSTAIRIADAVNDYTSQRFGVRVAAERDARTVQIRRPKNVSAARFYAEIENLVVESDSPARVVIDERTGTIVIGNNVRISRVAISHGTLTVRITEAPKVVQPEPFSKGRTAIEPFTAIEASRPDARVAVLDGPDLETLVSGLNRLGVKPDGIIAILQGIKSAGALQADLVLQ
- the flgA gene encoding flagellar basal body P-ring formation chaperone FlgA is translated as MAMPASCPAFRRVVLALALAAGGMPALAQESANQTQSASQIAASQAVAEAVLIPNRVIYPGEAIVLAALKQVTLVPGKHKPDGMATRSEELQGKVAKRTLLPGRYIPAAAIRDAWLVEQGATVQVYFTAGVLTISAAGVTLQPGAAGDLIKVRNIDSGKIISGIVMADGTIKVGAS
- a CDS encoding flagellin, with product MASIMTNSAALTALQSLNNTNKQLEITQSRISTGYRVATASDNAAYWSIATSMKSDNKALSAVQDSLGLGAGKVDTAYTAINDIKDQVDLIKSKLVTARGASQEDQQKIATEINAIQAQIKSSVTNANFAGSNLLQNGGTSASDLNIVASYNRTGATVTIDTITVKSSDTQVLDTAGTGGIVGGLLAATFFDPSSAAVADTAIDTALGSVETALAKLSTGAASLGAAKSRIDTQKSFLSNLSDSIDKGVGSLVDADMNKESTRLQALQVQQQLGIQALSIANGNSQSILSLFRG